One genomic window of Fusarium fujikuroi IMI 58289 draft genome, chromosome FFUJ_chr01 includes the following:
- a CDS encoding probable 60S large subunit ribosomal protein, giving the protein MSSGRLQEYEVIGRHLPTEANPTPALYRMTIFAPNETVAKSRYWYFLRGLKKVKKATGEIVSVKTIHEKHPLKVKNFGIWIRYDSRSGTHNMYKEYRELSRTDAVESLYSDMAARHRARFRSIHILRVVEIEKTEDIKRPYIRQLTQKGLSFPLPHRITKENTKKLFSAKRPSTFA; this is encoded by the exons ATGTCTTCAGGCCGTCTTCAGGAATACGAGGTCATCGGGCGCCACTTGCCCACCGAGGCTAACCCTACCCCCGCCCTCTACCGCATGACCATCTTCGCTCCCAACGAGACGGTCGCCAAGTCCCGATACTGGTACTTCTTGCGCggtctcaagaaggtcaagaaggccacTGGTGAGATCGTCAGCGTCAAGACT ATCCACGAGAAGCACCccctcaaggtcaagaacttcGGTATCTGGATCCGATATGACTCTCGTTCCGGCACGCACAACATGTACAAGGAGTACCGTGAGCTGTCCCGAACAGATGCTGTCGAGTCTCTCTACTCCGACATGGCTGCCCGCCACCGTGCTCGTTTCAGGTCCATCCAC ATCCTCCGCGTCgtcgagattgagaagacCGAGGACATCAAGCGACCCTACATCCGCCAGCTGACCCAGAAGGGACTCAGCTTCCCTCTCCCCCACCGCATCACCAAGGagaacaccaagaagctcttcagCGCGAAGCGACCTTCCACTTTCGCTTAG